GTGCACCACAGGGCCGCTTCCAGTGTCTCGTACAAGGAAGACAAGTCGTTCATCGGCTGCTCCCAGGGATACGACGAGTGGTACGGCAGCCGGAGTGAGAACCCGAACGTGCTGGTCGGAGCACTGGTAGGAGGCCCCGACGACACAGACGAGTTCAGCGACGCGAGAGGGAATCACATGCAGACGGAGGCGTGTACTTATAACACGGCGCTGATGGTCGGAGTGTTTGCGAAGCTCAGTGAATTGGAAggacgcagcagcagcagcagaaaacTTCATCATACTAATAGCATATTGTCTTAAGACATGTAAAAGCAATATAAAGTGCAtttttcccccctttttttttccattttacacaaaattttcttttcttttttttttctttatggggTTCAAAATGTGAATCTTGATGTTTCTTGTGTAAAAAATACAAGAAAGGAATATACTGAGACAATTATCTACTTTTATTttgtatttaaaataaaattattatacatATAATTTATGTTTATCAGACGAATTATCTACTTCAATTATAAGACTATATTAATGTATTaagacataaaagaaaagaaatatgcaTCCGACCCAATATCTATCTTAACGGGTCGGTCAAAACGGCTATTAGTGTTCAGTACCGAGATAATCGGGTTATCGGGTCGAGCGACGACATATTTCGATCATTCCGTTCCTCCCGTCGAACACCACCCGATGGAGGAAGAGAAGGCGGCCGCCTACTACGACGAGCTCAGCCGCAAGGGCGAGGGCGCCGCACGCTTCAAACAGGGCCtcggcttctcctcctcctccaccaccacctccaacTCGGATCGCTTCCCATCCAAACCcaagacctcctcctcctcctccctcttctctacCTTCATCCGCGCCTCGAGCCCTAATGCGAAGCCACCCGACGAGCAGCACAGCAGGCAAGCCCGGCTCGAGGTCATCCAGAACAAGCTCAATAAAGAGCGCCGCCACCACGATTACCGCCGCTCCCTCTCCCCTTCACCCGATCgcgatcgccgccgccgccgcagcagcaGAGACCGAGACGACCGccgctccccttcttcttctcccgaCCGCaatcgccgtcgccgtcgcagcCGAGACCGGGACGACCGCCGCTCCGGTGATCGTAGGCGCCGTTCTCCGAGCCGCGAGAGTCGGAGGGAACCGGATGGCCGTGGATCTAGCCACCGCGGCCGCGGTTCGCGCGACCGAGATGAGGATTCCTCCCACTCCAGAAGTAGAAGACGGAGTTGGAGCCGATCCCCTAGGAGGGAATCCCGCGGTGCGGATCGAGAGCGAAAGGGTGGGCATGAAAAGGAAAGGGGTGGAGAGAAGCATAGGAGCGCGAGCGCTAAGAATGGTGGTGGTGTTGATTATTCTCAGTTAATCGAGGGTTACTCAAACATGGTGTGTATTTCTATTTCTTCTTTTGATACTCTTTTTTGTGGCTTCTTCCTTACATATATGAGCAAGTTTTCCTTGGGCTTAGTTAAAAGGTGTTCACTTCTTGGGGCTGATTTTTACATTGCTAGACCTTAGCCATCAAAAAAATTTGCCCTTTGATCATTTTTTGTATCTGAAAATGCCATGAGGTGGTTCTTGATCTTCTTTGTATTTGTAAACTTGTTATGCTCGTCCACATCTGCTTGAACTTTAAAAAGATTACATAAAGTGACACTTCAAATTATAGATAAAGATGCAATGTGTTTACTAATAGCTGAAAAGTGGATGTCATGCTTATACTGATGCAATACTAGGATATATGATTATATCAGCAACTGATCCTTTATATCTGTCATACTTGATCATGTACTGCTCTATATCATCCATGGATTTAGACCACCCTTTCCCATATTAGCTATTGAGAGTCCTAAATCAGCTAGGACTGTGTTAAGGACGGTAACAGCTGAAAACATGTTGCCAAGTTGAAATAGGAGAAAAGGGAGGATCCTAATAGTCCATAGAGTAGAATGGGCAGAAGAAAAATCTACAATTCGCTGAAAAATTCATCCTGCTAAAAGTTGATGATGAAGCAGCTTACCAACTGCTTGTTGGGTCAAATAGATAGTGCAAATCCTGCAGGACCTTTTTGGTTGATGCAAGGGCCACTCGGGGGGTGAACGCCTGATGTCGCGCGACGCCTCTATTTTATCATAATTGGAGCATGTTTTCATCCACTAAACGACACTTTTGGTTCTAATAAATCGAGATAAACAAGTTTTTCAAATTCTTGAAGATCATGTTACCCATCTATGTCTTGATTTCTACACATTGAAGGAACATTGTACTTGACTGAATAAAAGAATGTAAAGCTAGCAGAGCAGCATAACCATGCCTCTTCATTGTAGTTCTGTTTAACTTCTAGGCAGCTTTATGCACATCTATGTTCAATCTGGGCATTCAGCAATTTGTGTTGTAAAACTAGAACTATTATGTAGGCTCCAGGCTTACTGGATAAATTCCAATCACAATTTATTTCTTATTCCAAAGAATGCTTCCATTACGAAGTAACGGTTGAGATCTGAAACATAATCTCACGTTTTTTGTACTATCAACTCACTGTAATGTGCTAATAAAATGGTCTTCCCTGTTTGTTGACTTGCATAAAttttgttttctctcttttccCCATTCCACTATGACATGTAGTCATTAGTCATCTATGAGAGCCCTTTCTTTCCTTGTGTAGGCTGAGGCCTTTTCTTCTGTTGATTCTTATATAAGATTTTTGATTCATGATAATGTGTTTTCAACATATTTTGATTCTTATCAGACACCAGCTGAAAGAGTTAAAGCAAAGATGAAGCTTCAGCTCTCAGAAACTGGTAATTACAATTTCTTATTATTGACTTCTGTATTTTTCGGGGTGCTTCCATCAACCCTCGTACATGACACCTAACAAGAAGAATTCACGATGGTTCCTTAAAGGAAAGTGTGAACGTTGCTTCTTGTGGATGCTTccaaatatgaaaatattttacaTTTGCTATGATTTCTATGGTACTTAGAGCAAATAATTATCAGTTAGCTTCTTCACATTGGCTATGATTTCTATCATACCTTAAGCAAACAATTTTATGCTTTGGTTTTGCAATAGTCTAGTTTCCTTTAGTGTCTCGAGCTCAAATTACTAGGAGGTTAACTAGAGGTCAGATGAGGCTTGAAAGGCATACATGGTGATATTGATTGTTCTCGTCATGAGCACAACCATAGCTGGAAGTGTCAATGACTTCTGCAGTGAAAATGAGAGCTGTCACTGTAGAATTCGCCAGGGTGAGTGTTGCCATCAGATAAGTTCTTAAATTGGTAGACTCATGGGGATCAGAAAAGGTATTTGAGTGATGGCTCGATTTTTGGTTAGATCAAAGTCGAAGTAACCCCAGTTTCAGGTAATTCTTCAAGGTTGGTTGACAATAAAAAAGCTAAAGTGCAGAATGTTGATGTGTGTCTTCCTTTTGCTGCAATAAACAGGAGTTTCTTGGACTTTTGTTGGTGACCactagaaaaagaaaggaaatgaAAGGTGGTATGTCTCTCCTTTAGAGTTAGCATGGCAAATTTTGGTACTGACTCAATGTTCACTGGATAATTTTTGGGTATGGGTGTGGCTATGGAGC
The DNA window shown above is from Musa acuminata AAA Group cultivar baxijiao chromosome BXJ2-4, Cavendish_Baxijiao_AAA, whole genome shotgun sequence and carries:
- the LOC135609932 gene encoding uncharacterized protein LOC135609932 — protein: MEEEKAAAYYDELSRKGEGAARFKQGLGFSSSSTTTSNSDRFPSKPKTSSSSSLFSTFIRASSPNAKPPDEQHSRQARLEVIQNKLNKERRHHDYRRSLSPSPDRDRRRRRSSRDRDDRRSPSSSPDRNRRRRRSRDRDDRRSGDRRRRSPSRESRREPDGRGSSHRGRGSRDRDEDSSHSRSRRRSWSRSPRRESRGADRERKGGHEKERGGEKHRSASAKNGGGVDYSQLIEGYSNMTPAERVKAKMKLQLSETVAKDTDRGMGSGWERFDFNKEAPLDDDDEIEAADDDASLVKNIGKSFRYSAVEAKREEEIKAAHDNAMFGASAACADSPVLEMESVYVDVTEDASDKTITDSLVSDKVIAMQQSSWRDRARRFRNDSES